The following proteins come from a genomic window of Theileria equi strain WA chromosome 2 map unlocalized gcontig_1105316255037, whole genome shotgun sequence:
- a CDS encoding hypothetical protein (encoded by transcript BEWA_035440A): MDSMPDKKVTTKPTTPITLNLVNPDESNIDVHIKNESEVSFKGYTPKNCYHISSVMNADKELWKATEGADEKCLLAESYAKNNVELLSLKASDNSGTKSKYFEKTGGVWKNIGKELFNEKIDVMIGESGRDASLNIAHPNRLLYKSFDHLFYATSIKLTVPKEGVTVTKVADGSEDIYTLSSGETFEYAKAYLNKDGQPELVLVVAKMSGGVKETYLELKDGVWVDCKDKDAKMRSLVSTAEWVSNFDINLSASKDTDKCTIFEAVVLGVTTKHFYPKPGHVAKKVKYDGQEVWSGGFNDRCLSCIIRKRGDMELLEMIVVEASSRRYRYFENGTEWRSITTAEFYGKLQIYKYKN, encoded by the exons atggacagtATGCCTG ATAAAAAAGTTACCACTAAACCTACTACTCCAATTACCCTTAATCTTGTCAATCCGGATGAATCAAATATAGATGTGCATATAAAAAATGAATCAGAGGTATCCTTCAAGGGgtatactccaaagaatTGCTATCATATCTCCTCTGTTATGAATGCTGATAAGGAACTATGGAAAGCAACTGAAGGAGCTGATGAGAAGTGCCTATTAGCTGAATCCTATGCTAAGAATAATGTAGAACTTCTTTCTCTAAAAGCCTCTGATAATAGTGGCACAAAGTCtaaatactttgagaagactgGTGGagtatggaagaatattgGCAAGGAATTATTTAATGAGAAGATTGATGTGATGATTGGAGAATCGGGAAGAGATGCTTCTCTAAATATTGCTCATCCGAATAGACTACTATATAAGTCCTTCGATCACCTCTTTTATGCCACTTCAATAAAGCTCACTGTTCCCAAGGAGGGTGTAACCGTTACAAAAGTGGCGGACGGTAGTGAAGATATCTACACTCtttcctctggagaaacGTTCGAGTATGCTAAGGCATATCTCAACAAAGATGGTCAGCCGGAGCTTGTCCTTGTAGTAGCTAAGATGTCTGGTGGTGTAAAGGAAACTTATCTTGAACTAAAGGACGGTGTATGGGTGGATTGTAAGGATAAAGATGCAAAGATGAGAAGTTTAGTGTCTACTGCAGAATGGGTATCCAACTTTGATATTAATCTATCCGCTTCCAAGGACACTGACAAGTGTACCATCTTTGAGGCTGTCGTTTTGGGAGTTACTACTAAACACTTTTATCCTAAACCTGGCCATGTAGCCAAGAAGGTAAAGTATGATGGGCAGGAGGTTTGGTCTGGCGGATTTAATGATCGTTGTCTTTCTTGTATCATTCGCAAACGTGGTGACATGGAACTACTAGAAATGATAGTTGTTGAGGCATCTTCAAGGAGGTATAGgtattttgagaatggTACTGAATGGAGGAGTATCACCACAGCGGAATTTTATGGTAAGCTACagatttataaatacaagAATTGA
- a CDS encoding hypothetical protein (encoded by transcript BEWA_035450A) yields MLSSMSRLGCRNIAILQNVSSHLLSLNPGLSLKRALQLSDILIAFKYIDKNYLEIITGVVCSVPQLIPSNEIIVLLKLLNLCKACNIFEINPHLLKTIVNMVIGDPSNVISAFATQSVFSELGYSNVYLDQLCNELSKVIPEYSVQERIYILDKCSEYRIDVFPLYNAVLNSLEVGDECEILAMTYVSGYNWWRKGIFEVIQVTRKAKKGYIHQYLYVCSVWSESRDRLWLIRS; encoded by the exons ATGCTTTCATCAATGAGTCGTTTGGGGTGTAGAAATATTGCGATCCTGCAAAATGTTTCATCACACCTCCTTTCTTTGAACCCTGGACTTTCCCTCAAAAGGGCGCTACAGCTATCCGACATCCTCATCGCATTCAAGTACATTGAC AAAAACTACCTAGAAATCATAACTGGTGTTGTATGTAGCGTTCCTCAACTCATTCCATCGAATGAAATCATTGTTTTATTGAAGCTGTTAAATTTGTGCAAAGCATGCAACATTTTTGAGATAAATCCACACCTACTCAAGACCATTGTAAATATGGTCATCGGAGATCCATCGAATGTCATTAGTGCATTCGCAACACAGTCTGTCTTTTCTGAACTTGGTTACTCGAATGTATATCTGGATCAACTCTGTAATGAGCTCTCAAAGGTCATCCCAGAGTACTCGGTACAAGAAAGGATTTACATTTTGGACAAGTGTTCAGAATATAGAATTGATGTTTTTCCCCTttataatgcagttttgaACTCGTTAGAGGTAGGTGATGAGTGTGAAATTTTGGCAATGACCTACGTCAGTGGATACAACTGGTGGCGCAAAGGTATCTTTGAGGTCATTCAGGTGACTAGGAAAGCGAAGAAAGGGTACATCCATCAGTACTTGTACGTTTGTTCCGTGTGGAGTGAGAGTAGAGACCGTTTATGGCTGATAAGAAGCTGA
- a CDS encoding hypothetical protein (encoded by transcript BEWA_035460A), producing the protein MSPLPPGDHLDVKDPDPLLVIIARREKSGIRFKSFSPRDGISITSVTDGDKEIWDASGEEECIFAEFSISRDCLMLYLEIEDGEKVWPRFFEKVGEMWEEISVRRFSDNLEKIRSGSSE; encoded by the coding sequence ATGTCTCCTTTACCCCCTGGTGATCATCTTGATGTTAAGGATCCTGACCCTCTCTTAGTAATAATTGCAAGACGTGAAAAGAGTGGCATCAGATTTAAGTCGTTCTCTCCTAGGGACGGTATTTCTATTACATCTGTTACAGACGGTGACAAAGAGATTTGGGATGCGTCTGGAGAGGAAGAATGCATCTTTGCTGAGTTCTCCATCAGTAGAGACTGTCTAATGttatatttggaaattgAGGATGGCGAGAAAGTTTGGCCCAGattctttgagaaagttggTGAGATGTGGGAAGAAATAAGCGTAAGGAGATTTTCCGATAATCTGGAAAAGATAAGGAGTGGATCTAGTGAGTAA
- a CDS encoding hypothetical protein (encoded by transcript BEWA_035470A), whose amino-acid sequence MSLVDGCVVDVDMVQPLFGEHISDDDHFKLFSTFINLNFLKGICSCLLSIEKNPRNVKGLVSLKYKELLDTLFTSREHFIETVTSPDRKNEGIVRGNILANCFDSQNILKAYDCILETSAKASQVEIALAICHADSTEYKRGLLEQLGTDIPIEIIPAILKSLLISLEMKEELMDMQNEPIYNAVVKLRDCLFSGGLEELSTRGFSALITLFDYGLLKKRELVQEAVKELENRIENLDRYKDVLEGKLLAKSAMLLLKSSEFVLQRLSRCLCKHAHFITPGQIPIVLDIFVKLGFNEKEWLRMLEPYVEVGLFDPQTMLKVEKLCNTLGILTKPPIEESHDENGKL is encoded by the exons ATGTCGCTTGTAGATGGATGTGTTGTAGATGTAGATATGGTTCAA CCACTTTTCGGTGAACACATTTCGGATGATGATCATTTTAAACTATTTTCcacctttataaatttgaatTTTCTGAAGGGTATCTGTTCTTGTCTCTTGTCAATTGAAAAG AATCCCCGCAATGTCAAGGGCCTTGTGAGCTTAAAGTACAAGGAACTTTTGGACACCCTCTTTACTTCTAGAGAACATTTTATTGAGACTGTTACGTCTCCAGACAGGAAAAATGAGGGCATCGTTCGGGGAAATATACTGGCCAACTGTTTTGATTCACAGAACATACTCAAAGCCTACGATTGCATCCTTGAAACCTCTGCTAAAGCGTCTCAGGTGGAGATTGCGCTGGCCATTTGTCATGCAGACTCCACAGAGTACAAGAGAGGACTTTTGGAGCAACTTGGAACAGACATTCCTATAGAAATAATTCCCGCCATACTCAAAAGTTTGCTCATTTCTCTAGAGATGAAAGAGGAATTGATGGACATGCAGAATGAGCCGATATATAACGCAGTGGTAAAGCTACGTGATTGCCTCTTCTCTGGAGGTCTTGAGGAGCTGTCAACGAGGGGTTTTTCTGCACTCATTACGCTTTTTGATTACGGATTGTTGAAGAAGAGAGAACTTGTACAAGAGGCTGTTAAGGAGCTGGAAAACCGGATAGAAAATCTGGACAGATATAAAGATGTTCTAGAAGGTAAATTACTCGCAAAATCCGCGATGTTACTCTTGAAAAGTAGTGAATTTGTGCTGCAAAGACTTTCAAG GTGCCTATGCAAGCATGCACATTTTATAACTCCAGGGCAAATTCCAATCGTCCTTGACATCTTTGTGAAGCTTGGatttaatgaaaaggagTGGCTTAGGATGCTGGAGCCTTATGTGGAGGTTGGTCTATTTGATCCCCAAACGATGTTAAAAGTCGAAAAACTCTGCAACACACTTGGAATTTTAACAAAACCGCCTATCGAAGAATCACATGATGAAAATGGGAAATTGTAG
- a CDS encoding hypothetical protein (encoded by transcript BEWA_035480A) — MRILTILFTVFILQLSKCGNEGKDLASTARNGPSGDNNGDSPYRCGRAIGVEGQSYTPLREASQEFTIDLSLRGQTMALEEMDEHSGVIHRSLKDGYASKKVVYGIETIWVSERSSICIEAEIYIKQNAAVAILGLRNGSSVTYKAFQRMVGGWLDVGVGHVNWVLHEMMYDIEANVSLLTEEETYMDD; from the coding sequence ATGAGGATCCTCACTATACTCTTCACCGTGTTCATTCTGCAGCTTTCAAAGTGCGGAAATGAGGGAAAGGACCTGGCAAGCACCGCCAGGAATGGACCCTCCGGTGATAACAATGGGGATAGTCCTTACAGGTGTGGAAGAGCGATTGGAGTTGAGGGGCAAAGCTACACTCCCCTCAGAGAAGCTTCTCAGGAGTTCACTATAGACCTTTCCCTCCGGGGTCAGACCATGGCATTGGAGGAAATGGACGAGCATTCTGGTGTAATTCACAGGTCTTTAAAGGACGGCTATGCATCCAAGAAGGTAGTTTATGGTATAGAAACCATTTGGGTCTCTGAACGGAGCTCGATCTGCATAGAGGCAGAAATTTACATTAAACAAAACGCCGCAGTTGCAATTTTGGGACTAAGAAATGGCTCCAGTGTAACTTACAAGGCATTCCAGAGAATGGTTGGTGGATGGTTAGATGTTGGAGTTGGACATGTTAATTGGGTGCTCCATGAGATGATGTACGATATAGAGGCAAACGTCTCTCTTTTGACAGAAGAAGAAACGTACATGGACGACTAG
- a CDS encoding hypothetical protein (encoded by transcript BEWA_035490A): MKVIAVLWTVCLVRLCSAGCCGCFGRSNGSSVTLDLSCPDESKVKMTTNNDKGLESKEYSPKSGSKIKSVVDNGATIWDSCRISSEQCLFATLSKKGESSLLLIATRNAVEKKYFEKCDEKWKKIDKKDDYEKKLNEMRGESGSPSPNPSTTPSTSSK, translated from the coding sequence ATGAAGGTTATTGCAGTACTATGGACTGTGTGTTTGGTAAGACTATGCAGTGCAGGATGTTGTGGCTGTTTTGGAAGAAGTAACGGGAGTAGCGTTACTTTAGATCTTTCTTGCCCTGATGAATCCAAGGTAAAGATGACAACGAATAATGACAAGGGACTAGAGTCTAAGGaatattctccaaagaGTGGTTCCAAAATAAAGTCTGTTGTTGATAATGGAGCTACTATTTGGGATTCCTGTAGGATCTCAAGTGAACAGTGCCTATTTGCAACATTATCGAAAAAGGGAGAGTCATCTCTACTTCTAATCGCTACTAGAAATGCTGTTGAGAagaagtactttgaaaagtgtGATGagaagtggaagaagatCGATAAGAAGGATGATTATGAAAAGAAACTAAATGAGATGAGGGGAGAATCTGGATCACCATCTCCTAAtccttctactactccatctacTTCCTCTAAATAG
- a CDS encoding signal peptide containing protein (encoded by transcript BEWA_035500A) gives MRVLAVLWIIFLARLCYCGDDLEVKNLIEDTEQESYELEEHAPLSDLKVKVDESLFNVENGQENGIKILRLTVKNGTPTNELTFDGQTVWEGKKKLCSSTVLYMDGEKPTLAVLVTRDKNNKQGKVYRYHDGKQWKDEREFQHKSKLATLMGETLDLSNPDTSKLDVHTENAYGVSLKEYTPKSAFHISSLTDGDKELWKAGTGEISGFVTSCTRGDSSLITIGINKDDGSVLDLKYFEKVEGD, from the coding sequence ATGAGGGTTCTGGCAGTATTATGGATAATATTCCTAGCAAGATTATGTTACTGTGGAGACGATTTAGAGGTTAAAAACCTCATTGAAGATACTGAACAAGAATCTTATGAGTTAGAAGAACATGCTCCTCTATCTGATCTAAAGGTCAAGGTAGACGAATCTCTATTCaatgtagagaatggacAAGAGAATGGTATCAAGATTCTCAGGTTGACTGTAAAGAATGGCACCCCTACTAACGAACTTACCTTTGATGGTCAGACAGTTTGGGAGGGTAAGAAAAAGTTGTGCTCTTCGACTgtcttgtatatggatggagagaagccCACTCTTGCAGTACTTGTTACCAGggataagaataataagCAGGGGAAAgtctatagataccatgatggaAAGCAGTGGAAGGATGAGAGAGAATTTCAACATAAAAGTAAGCTTGCGACACTTATGGGAGAAACTTTAGACCTTTCTAACCCGGATACCTCCAAGTTAGATGTGCACACAGAAAATGCATATGGAGTGTCATTAAAGGAGTATACTCCAAAAAGTGCCTTCCACATATCCTCTCTGACTGATGGTGATAAGGAACTATGGAAGGCTGGAACTGGAGAAATTTCTGGGTTTGTAACTTCTTGTACAAGGGGAGACTCTTCTCTCATTACCATAGGGATAAACAAAGATGATGGCTCTGTACTAGATTtaaagtactttgaaaaggtggaaGGAGATTAA
- a CDS encoding hypothetical protein (encoded by transcript BEWA_035510A) — translation MDSVEVDDWIDELISTDVSVDCTTEDCIDSCSSSCSVDSLSDCELVVREDEWDIDNGSNKRCKCRGNKRHVSVKTGTVKGTNFGYSTHAIDPQHIRTTQISGVLWQNAELERIGFSNLFETAYSVTVFYNKIYDDDPYSINKPLLIRAKDDGQQIHWFENIGSHANKRWRRLRQDELKEFPDENNYSGKKEFETKLKALSCRLFVAHRIHIDFDQNKGYEIDCEICSEKLEIKVQQDSVKDSEGYKKYNYSGEFSENSILVYRRRQLTFQKRLRYKTGYYLPIPVDKDNFNIVSAYYWKEDDQKKNPLLIEFFSDNGYSYWIENISSPDKNGNYKHDKWRALPWTERIPDELKGRLDLLNCIYNKVVQIKIGSSGDCHPKRHILHRNRISYGYSEDYGTDPVLFSHKYWNSEGTRKSLNISEIYVGSDKQNFRSVGPPFRDVKMLIAYVSPCDKDKPFLMCLEYENKNYKWYQKKNKQGYWEEYEGFPDKRTPGDVKHQLGGILDKVRQGLGIGGCDQQTGAEGIQLDVNEVVPAGKSFHRYQYDSSSRKTPIFVTKAEKDPLLGFFKNTHKVYSKGGTFVLSKDLQNGGTIIAGSSGKISSVKEVEVYFWDANPKIPILLGITKKTQKEYTTYYGTLIQRWGPSQVSGMDKQQALDHQNCQKNNAIPIELTDPTDLERFKAKDNPSSCLKYKSVKSQKSLPSLPSEAVDYKVESYEILDVHKHTGTTRISRVTYNENPTNIVTTDAFVSQLRIYKWNNSLIPLLVEFKKSSGSEWHENLATPLLIYYTTDGHNKWFKDSVGSGGWTKAELDNKPEDYYKILDELNNIDKTRNPCKPPETGTSAALAGVGTAAVGGALGSWAIFGASSAPIAGAGGITGFAYWLYKRSKGDPWVRQI, via the exons atggactcggtggaagttgatgattggatagacgaactaatttctactgacgtgagtgttgattgtactactgaagactgtattgatagttgttcatcatcttgttctgtggatagtctctctgactgtgagctagttgtgagggaggatgaatgggatATAGATAATGG AAGTAATAaaagatgtaaatgtagaGGTAACAAAAGGCATGTCTCCGTGAAAACGGGGACAGTAAAAGGGACTAACTTTGGATACTCTACCCATGCAATCGATCCGCAACATATCAGAACTACTCAAATTTCTGGTGTACTATGGCAAAATGCTGAACTGGAAAGGATAGGGTTTTCCAATTTGTTTGAAACTGCATATTCTGTAACAGTATTTTACAACAAAATATATGATGACGATCCGTATTCAATTAATAAACCTCTTCTCATAAGGGCTAAAGATGATGGTCAACAAATACATtggtttgaaaatattGGAAGTCATGCTAAtaaaagatggagaaggCTTCGCCAAGATGAGTTGAAGGAATTTCCTGATGAAAACAACTATTCTGGTAAAAAGGAATTTGAGACTAAGCTAAAGGCGTTATCATGTAGATTGTTTGTCGCTCATAGAATACACATAGACTTCGATCAGAATAAAGGTTACGAGATTGATTGTGAAATTTGTAGTGAAAAATTAGAGATAAAGGTTCAACAAGATTCCGTTAAGGATTCTGAAGGttataaaaagtacaatTATAGCGGCGAATTTTCCGAGAATTCTATTCTTGTCTACAGAAGAAGGCAACTCACCTTTCAGAAGCGGTTAAGATATAAGACTGGTTATTACCTCCCAATTCCAGTTGACAAGGACAATTTTAATATTGTGTCggcctattactggaaggaaGACGACCAGAAGAAGAACCCTCTATTGATAGAATTTTTTAGTGATAATGGTTATTCATACTGGATTGAAAATATAAGTAGTCCTGACAAAAATGGTAATTATAAACATGACAAATGGAGAGCTTTACCTTGGACGGAACGTATTCCAGATGAACTTAAGGGAAGATTGGACCTTCTCAACTGCATATACAATAAAGTAGTTCAGATTAAGATTGGAAGTTCCGGAGATTGCCATCCAAAGCGCCACATTCTACACAGAAATAGGATCAGCTATGGGTACAGCGAAGATTATGGTACGGATCCTGTTTTGTTCTCTCACAAGTATTGGAACTCTGAAGGTACTAGAAAATCTCTTAACATATCTGAAATTTATGTTGGAAGtgataaacaaaattttagGAGTGTTGGTCCACCATTTAGGGATGTTAAGATGCTTATTGCATACGTATCTCCATGTGACAAAGATAAACCATTCCTTATGTGTTTAGAATATGAGAATAAgaattataaatggtaccaaaagaaaaacaaacaagGTTATTGGGAAGAGTATGAAGGATTCCCTGATAAAAGAACTCCTGGTGATGTTAAACATCAACTTGGAGGTATTTTGGATAAAGTCAGGCAGGGTCTGGGAATAGGGGGATGTGATCAACAAACTGGTGCAGAAGGTATTCAGCTAGATGTTAATGAGGTTGTTCCAGCAGGAAAATCATTTCACAGATACCAATATGATTCTAGTTCTAGGAAAACCCCAATCTTTGTCACGAAGGCTGAGAAAGATCCTTTACTTGGTTTCTTCAAAAACACTCATAAGGTATACAGTAAAGGTGGAACCTTTGTTCTGAGTAAAGATTTGCAGAATGGAGGTACTATAATAGCAGGATCAAGTGGAAAGATATCTAGTGTTAAAGAGGTGGAAGTATACTTCTGGGATGCTAATCCCAAAATTCCAATTTTACTTGGAATTACGAAAAAAACACAAAAAGAATATACAACATACTATGGTACTCTTATTCAACGTTGGGGGCCTAGCCAAGTATCTGGTATGGATAAACAACAGGCACTTGATCATCAGAACTGTCAAAAGAACAATGCGATACCTATTGAATTAACAGATCCTACTGATCTCGAACGATTCAAAGCTAAGGATAATCCATCTAGTTGCCTAAAATATAAGTCTgtaaaatcacaaaaatctCTACCATCTCTTCCATCCGAAGCTGTTGATTACAAGGTTGAATCCTACGAAATTCTTGATGTTCATAAGCATACTGGAACAACTAGAATATCTAGGGTTACATACAATGAAAACCCTACTAACATTGTTACCACTGATGCTTTTGTATCTCAACTAAGGATATACAAGTGGAACAATTCTCTGATCCCTCTACTTGTGGAATTTAAGAAGTCCTCTGGATCGGAGTGGCATGAGAATCTTGCCACTCCGCTCCTGATCTATTACACTACTGATGGACATAATAAGTGGTTCAAAGACTCTGTAGGAAGTGGTGGTTGGACAAAAGCTGAACTGGATAACAAGCCTGAAGATTACTATAAAATTCTTGATGAACTGAACAACATAGATAAGACTAGGAACCCCTGTAAACCTCCTGAAACTGGTACCTCTGCTGCTCTTGCTGGAGTTGGTACCGCTGCTGTTGGTGGAGCCCTAGGATCATGGGCTATCTTTGGAGCATCTTCTGCTCCTATTGCCGGAGCTGGAGGTATTACTGGATTTGCTTATTGGTTGtacaaacgttctaaaggagatccttgggttagacagatatgA
- a CDS encoding signal peptide containing protein (encoded by transcript BEWA_035520A), whose translation MNVFSVLLTVCLVELCHCGDDATATKEALKGAVGGQQNSPNSVEESKQVVPPSQPTPEESAPLSARAKKVGPLFDVKESGDNGVFYLTCTPKKDKNPKRLVYEGVIVWDGKRKAQFLSALIYFNGDQPYLVTLHCRENRKDYTLFLHYNGDNWEHNRREYGRKLNMLKGIVPVVQPARQVNTIPITLDLSSLNESEIEIATREDRGVSHTTYSPKEGVLITSVVEGGAQLWATPEGEKLLFARVSTKGESSLLFISAKICGRVSKRYFEKLGGQWKKITEGNYDKKLDDLKNEPIEKHAEENGQSNDTSEDSPGEESPETESADLTSESEDSE comes from the coding sequence ATGAATGTCTTCTCAGTACTATTGACAGTATGTCTAGTGGAACTATGTCACTGCGGAGATGACGCCACTGCTACAAAAGAAGCATTAAAGGGAGCAGTAGGCGGCCAACAGAATTCTCCTAACTCTGTTGAAGAATCCAAACAGGTGGTTCCACCATCTCAACCTACTCCAGAAGAGTCTGCACCTCTGAGTGCACGTGCTAAAAAGGTTGGACCACTCTTTGATGTAAAAGAATCTGGTGATAATGGTGTGTTTTATTTGACCTGTACACCAAAGAAGGACAAGAATCCTAAAAGGCTTGTTTACGAAGGCGTGATTGTATGGGACGGAAAGAGAAAAGCACAGTTCTTGTCAGCCCTAATCTACTTTAATGGAGATCAACCATATCTTGTAACACTGCACTGTAGGGAAAATAGAAAGGACTATAccctcttcctccattataaCGGTGATAACTGGGAACATAACAGGAGAGAATATGGGAGGAAGCTTAACATGCTAAAGGGAATCGTTCCTGTCGTCCAACCAGCAAGACAGGTTAATACTATTCCCATcactcttgacctttccAGTCTGAATGAATCAGAGATAGAGATTGCTACAAGGGAAGATAGGGGAGTATCACATACTAcatattctccaaaggaaggtGTCCTCATAACCTCTGTTGTTGAAGGTGGAGCTCAACTTTGGGCTACTCCTGAGGGTGAAAAGCTTTTATTCGCGAGAGTATCGACAAAGGGAGAATCTTCACTGCTTTTTATTTCCGCTAAAATTTGTGGAAGGGTCAGTAAAAGGTACTTTGAAAAGCTTGGTGGacaatggaagaagattacCGAGGGAAACTATGACAAGAAACTAGATGACCTAAAGAACGAGCCGATTGAGAAACATGCCGAAGAGAATGGTCAGTCTAATGATACTTCTGAAGACTCTCCTGGTGAGGAATCTCCAGAAACTGAATCAGCTGATCTCACTTCAGAGTCTGAAGATTCTGAATAG
- a CDS encoding hypothetical protein (encoded by transcript BEWA_035530A): MNVLLRLVIPATLAILRANLTKSSLVDGGAVGFVPRAEDQLVAFNPPKTPIDIDVAGETPDMVLTQEALGNPSATSYTVKPEHYDSHIIGDVLDNGEVILEANTMVIERRVYFQDEGDARIIRVSDMFLIAGGGGLDCETTELVKRKGYYQYEPLARYPVDLDLLSNDLPNEIERTVDESSGKTIFKIRPHLINCAYICIVSYGDCLLANGRGCYHVFSREVTVDSLDGFLLINVLTCWNNGCVSNSKHILR, encoded by the coding sequence ATGAATGTTTTACTACGGCTAGTCATTCCCGCCACCCTGGCTATCCTTCGGGCTAATTTAACAAAGTCATCCCTTGTAGATGGTGGAGCAGTAGGATTTGTGCCACGGGCTGAGGATCAACTAGTTGCATTCAACCCTCCAAAGACCCCTATCGACATTGACGTGGCTGGTGAGACGCCAGATATGGTCTTGACGCAAGAAGCTCTCGGGAATCCTAGTGCAACCAGCTATACAGTCAAACCAGAACATTATGATAGTCACATTATTGGCGATGTCCTGGACAATGGAGAGGTCATTTTAGAGGCTAATACCATGGTCATAGaaagaagagtctacttCCAGGACGAAGGAGATGCCAGAATCATAAGAGTCAGTGACATGTTCCTTATCGCAGGCGGAGGAGGATTAGATTGTGAAACTACCGAGTTGGTCAAAAGAAAGGGATACTACCAGTATGAACCATTGGCGAGGTACCCAGTGGACCTTGATCTACTATCCAATGACCTTCCCAACGAGATTGAACGGACTGTAGATGAATCGTCAGGAAAGACCATATTCAAGATAAGACCACACTTGATAAACTGCGCCTACATTTGCATAGTATCATACGGTGACTGCCTATTGGCAAACGGAAGAGGATGCTACCATGTTTTCTCAAGGGAAGTCActgtagattctttagATGGATTCCTACTTATCAACGTTTTAACTTGTTGGAATAACGGCTGTGTGTCAAACTCAAAACATATCTTGAGGTAG